Proteins from a single region of Halorubrum sp. 2020YC2:
- a CDS encoding 50S ribosomal protein L19e, with amino-acid sequence MSDLKAQKRLAADELDVGKRRVWLDPDAQEEIEDAITREDVRELIEQGTIRAKDEKTNSRGRARERADKRSYGHQSGAGTRKGRSGARQDTKDDWKARIRAQRARLKELRDEEDVLDASEYRTLYNKASGGDFEDVARLEAYIRTQYGYEVTD; translated from the coding sequence ATGAGTGACCTGAAAGCACAAAAGCGGCTCGCGGCGGACGAGCTAGACGTCGGCAAGCGCCGCGTCTGGCTCGACCCCGACGCACAGGAGGAGATCGAGGACGCCATCACGCGAGAGGACGTCCGCGAACTCATCGAACAGGGAACGATCCGCGCGAAAGACGAGAAGACGAACTCGCGCGGTCGCGCCCGCGAGCGCGCCGACAAGCGCTCGTACGGGCATCAGTCGGGCGCCGGTACCCGGAAGGGTCGCTCCGGCGCGCGGCAGGACACGAAAGACGACTGGAAGGCGCGCATCCGCGCACAGCGGGCCCGCCTGAAGGAGCTTCGCGACGAGGAAGACGTACTCGACGCCTCCGAGTACCGCACGCTTTACAACAAGGCGAGCGGCGGAGACTTCGAGGACGTCGCCCGTCTCGAGGCGTACATTCGGACGCAGTACGGTTACGAGGTGACGGACTAA
- a CDS encoding 50S ribosomal protein L18 translates to MATGPRYKVPMRRRREVRTDYHQRLRLLKSGKPRLVARVSNAHVRAQLVTPGPDGDETHAAASSEELGEYGWDAPTGNLPSAYLTGFLAGARAVDAGLDEAVLDIGLNTATPGNKTFAVQEGAIDAGLEIPHNDDVLADWSRTRGEHIADYAEQLDEPLYSGEFDASELPEHFDDVLATIQEDHE, encoded by the coding sequence ATGGCGACAGGACCACGATACAAGGTGCCGATGCGGCGCCGCCGCGAGGTCCGGACGGATTACCATCAGAGGTTGCGCCTGCTGAAATCGGGCAAGCCTCGCCTGGTCGCCCGGGTGAGCAACGCTCACGTCAGGGCGCAGCTGGTGACCCCCGGACCCGACGGCGACGAGACCCACGCGGCCGCCTCCAGCGAGGAGCTCGGCGAGTACGGCTGGGACGCCCCCACGGGCAACCTCCCCAGCGCGTACCTCACCGGCTTCCTCGCGGGCGCCCGCGCCGTCGACGCCGGCCTCGACGAGGCCGTCCTCGACATCGGGCTCAACACGGCGACGCCCGGCAACAAGACGTTCGCGGTACAGGAAGGAGCGATCGACGCGGGTCTCGAGATCCCGCACAACGACGACGTGCTGGCCGACTGGTCGCGCACGCGCGGCGAGCACATCGCCGACTACGCCGAGCAGCTCGACGAGCCGCTGTACAGCGGCGAGTTCGACGCCAGCGAGCTACCCGAGCACTTCGACGACGTGCTCGCGACAATTCAGGAGGACCATGAGTAG
- a CDS encoding 30S ribosomal protein S5 — protein sequence MSRHNDGWEPRTRLGRKVQDGDITSMEQALDSGLPLKEAEIVDQLLPGLEDEVLDINMVQRMTDSGRRVKFRCVVAVGNRDGYLGYAQARDDQVGGAIQKAIDVAKLNIISVDRGSGSWEDQPGGTNSLTRTATGKAGSVTVEIKPAPQGLGLAAAETVRNILELAGVEDAWTNSDGNTRTTVNLAKATFNALENAAQSRTPQHAREVHYDEVSE from the coding sequence ATGAGTAGACACAACGACGGCTGGGAACCGCGGACGCGACTCGGCCGCAAGGTACAGGACGGCGACATCACGTCGATGGAACAGGCGCTCGACTCCGGCCTCCCGCTGAAGGAGGCGGAGATCGTCGACCAGCTCCTCCCGGGGCTGGAAGACGAGGTGCTGGACATCAACATGGTCCAGCGCATGACCGACTCGGGCCGCCGCGTGAAGTTCCGCTGCGTGGTCGCCGTGGGCAACCGCGACGGCTACCTCGGCTACGCCCAGGCCCGGGACGACCAGGTCGGCGGCGCGATCCAGAAGGCGATCGACGTCGCGAAGCTGAACATCATCTCGGTCGACCGCGGCTCCGGTTCTTGGGAGGACCAGCCCGGCGGCACTAACTCCCTGACCCGCACGGCGACGGGGAAGGCCGGCTCCGTCACCGTCGAGATCAAGCCCGCCCCGCAGGGGCTGGGCCTCGCGGCCGCGGAGACGGTCCGCAACATCTTGGAGCTCGCCGGCGTCGAGGACGCCTGGACGAACTCCGACGGAAACACCCGTACGACGGTGAACCTCGCGAAGGCGACGTTCAACGCCTTAGAGAACGCGGCGCAGTCGCGTACGCCGCAGCACGCGCGCGAAGTCCACTACGACGAGGTGAGCGAGTGA
- a CDS encoding 50S ribosomal protein L30, with product MQAIVQLRGDVNLDYGVEDTLDMLNVGRVNHATFVPETDSYRGMITKVNDVVAFGEPSVEAVARTIARRGEPLEGSADVDDEWIDDNTDYADLEALAEALVDEETTLRDQGLSPTLRLHAPRGGHEGIKHPVIEGGELGKHDTEEIDSLLEAMR from the coding sequence ATGCAGGCGATCGTCCAGCTCCGCGGCGACGTCAACCTCGACTACGGCGTCGAGGACACGCTCGACATGCTGAACGTCGGGCGCGTCAACCACGCGACGTTCGTCCCCGAGACGGACTCGTACCGCGGCATGATCACCAAGGTCAATGACGTCGTCGCGTTCGGGGAACCGAGCGTCGAGGCCGTCGCGCGAACGATCGCGCGGCGCGGCGAGCCGCTGGAAGGCTCCGCCGACGTCGACGACGAGTGGATCGACGACAACACCGACTACGCCGACCTGGAGGCGCTGGCCGAGGCGCTCGTCGACGAGGAGACGACCCTGCGCGATCAGGGCCTCTCCCCGACGCTCCGGCTCCACGCGCCCCGCGGCGGTCACGAGGGAATTAAACACCCCGTGATCGAGGGCGGCGAACTCGGGAAACACGACACCGAGGAGATCGACAGTCTCCTGGAGGCGATGCGATGA
- a CDS encoding uL15m family ribosomal protein yields MTSKKRRQRGSRTHGGGTHKNRRGAGHRGGRGAAGRAKHEYHNYGPLGKHGFKRPEDAQTEVLEVKVQKLDEDAALYAADDLAEEDGDAYVFDARDVVEDGHEADVVKVLGGGQVRRELHVTADAFTAGAVELIEEAGGEATLSERAEEPADEPENTSDDENDEA; encoded by the coding sequence ATGACGAGCAAGAAACGTCGACAGCGCGGGTCCCGTACCCACGGCGGTGGCACGCACAAGAACCGGCGCGGCGCCGGGCACCGCGGCGGCCGCGGCGCGGCCGGCCGCGCGAAACACGAGTACCACAACTACGGTCCGCTCGGCAAGCACGGGTTCAAGCGCCCCGAGGACGCTCAGACCGAGGTTCTCGAAGTGAAAGTCCAGAAGCTCGACGAGGACGCGGCGCTGTACGCCGCGGACGACCTCGCCGAGGAGGACGGCGACGCGTACGTGTTCGACGCGCGCGACGTCGTCGAGGACGGCCACGAGGCGGACGTCGTGAAGGTGCTCGGCGGCGGACAGGTCCGCCGCGAGCTCCACGTCACGGCGGACGCGTTCACCGCCGGTGCGGTCGAACTCATCGAGGAGGCCGGCGGCGAGGCGACGCTCTCCGAGCGCGCCGAAGAGCCCGCTGACGAACCGGAAAACACTTCCGACGACGAGAACGACGAGGCGTAA